The Arachis duranensis cultivar V14167 chromosome 2, aradu.V14167.gnm2.J7QH, whole genome shotgun sequence genome has a window encoding:
- the LOC107475766 gene encoding protein WHAT'S THIS FACTOR 1 homolog, chloroplastic isoform X1 — protein sequence MLFKPHTISSHILSNHLNQLRSISSLKVVWRKDPELDRAIENDKRFKLCARVVREVLNEPRHVIPLRYLEKRRQRMHLKVKIETFLNHNPGLFDVYLDRIKPKTEPVRFIRFSAKLQNFLEEQKRIFQKNEDLIVAKLCKLLMMSKNKVVSADKLLHVKKEFGFPDDFLVDLVPRYSNYFRLIGSPGEGQSFLELVNWEPKFAKSVIEHRAEEESERIGIRVRPNFRVQLPSGFVLKKDMRDWVRDWMELDYVSPYADVSHLEQNSREMEKRMVGVFHELLSLSLYKRIPVPILGKFCDEYRFSNAFSSVFTRHSGIFYMSLKGGIETAVLREAYEGDKLVDLDPLLEIKDKFVELLEEGWRQRAEELRLKQEKLRRDMENSATKVDQMSVKETNVDGRRHVDNGRRRAFKDFSETVLQENLCFGPARSLQYIGVGEQYI from the exons ATGCTCTTCAAACCCCACACCATCTCTTCCCACATCCTCAGCAACCACCTCAACCAACTAAGATCCATTTCAAGCCTCAAAGTCGTTTGGCGCAAAGACCCAGAACTCGACCGTGCAATCGAAAACGACAAGCGTTTCAAGCTATGCGCCCGCGTCGTTCGCGAAGTCCTCAACGAACCCCGCCACGTCATCCCCCTTCGCTACCTCGAAAAGCGTCGCCAAAGAATGCACCTCAAAGTCAAAATCGAAACCTTCCTCAACCATAACCCTGGTTTGTTCGACGTCTACTTGGACCGCATTAAGCCCAAAACCGAACCTGTCCGGTTCATCCGGTTCAGTGCAAAGCTCCAGAACTTTCTAGAAGAACAAAAGAGAATCTTCCAGAAGAACGAGGACTTGATCGTTGCGAAACTCTGTAAGCTTTTGATGATGTCTAAGAATAAAGTTGTTAGTGCTGATAAGTTGCTTCATGTCAAGAAGGAATTCGGTTTCCCTGATGACTTTTTGGTTGATTTGGTACCTAGGTATTCGAATTATTTTAGGTTAATTGGATCACCTGGTGAAGGGCAATCGTTCCTTGAATTGGTTAACTGGGAACCTAAATTTGCGAAATCTGTGATTGAGCATAGGGCTGAGGAGGAGAGTGAGAGGATTGGGATTAGGGTTAGGCCTAATTTTAGAGTTCAACTTCCTAGTGGTTTTGTGCTGAAGAAGGATATGAGGGACTGGGTTAGGGATTGGATGGAGCTTGATTATGTTTCACCTTACGCGGATGTTTCGCATTTGGAGCAGAATTCGAGGGAAATGGAGAAGAGGATGGTTGGTGTGTTTCATGAATTGTTGTCACTTTCACTGTATAAGAGGATTCCGGTGCCCATTTTGGGGAAGTTCTGTGATGAGTATAGATTTTCGAATGCCTTTTCGAGTGTTTTTACAAGGCATTCAGGGATATTTTATATGTCACTGAAAGGAGGGATCGAGACGGCGGTGCTAAGAGAAGCATACGAGGGTGATAAGTTGGTTGATTTGGATCCACTGCTGGAGATAAAGGACAAGTTTGTTGAGTTGTTGGAGGAAGGTTGGCGGCAGAGGGCGGAGGAGTTGAGGTTGAAACAAGAGAAGCTTAGGAGGGATATGGAAAATTCGGCCACCAAAGTTGACCAAATGAGTGTGAAAGAGACCAATGTGGATGGTCGAAGACATGTGGACAATGGAAGACGGAGAGCTTTCAAG GATTTCAGTGAAACAGTGCTACAAGAAAATCTTTGTTTTGGTCCCGCACGAAGCCTGCAATATATTGGAGTTGGCGAGCAGTATATTTAA
- the LOC107475766 gene encoding protein WHAT'S THIS FACTOR 1 homolog, chloroplastic isoform X3, translating into MLFKPHTISSHILSNHLNQLRSISSLKVVWRKDPELDRAIENDKRFKLCARVVREVLNEPRHVIPLRYLEKRRQRMHLKVKIETFLNHNPGLFDVYLDRIKPKTEPVRFIRFSAKLQNFLEEQKRIFQKNEDLIVAKLCKLLMMSKNKVVSADKLLHVKKEFGFPDDFLVDLVPRYSNYFRLIGSPGEGQSFLELVNWEPKFAKSVIEHRAEEESERIGIRVRPNFRVQLPSGFVLKKDMRDWVRDWMELDYVSPYADVSHLEQNSREMEKRMVGVFHELLSLSLYKRIPVPILGKFCDEYRFSNAFSSVFTRHSGIFYMSLKGGIETAVLREAYEGDKLVDLDPLLEIKDKFVELLEEGWRQRAEELRLKQEKLRRDMENSATKVDQMSVKETNVDGRRHVDNGRRRAFK; encoded by the exons ATGCTCTTCAAACCCCACACCATCTCTTCCCACATCCTCAGCAACCACCTCAACCAACTAAGATCCATTTCAAGCCTCAAAGTCGTTTGGCGCAAAGACCCAGAACTCGACCGTGCAATCGAAAACGACAAGCGTTTCAAGCTATGCGCCCGCGTCGTTCGCGAAGTCCTCAACGAACCCCGCCACGTCATCCCCCTTCGCTACCTCGAAAAGCGTCGCCAAAGAATGCACCTCAAAGTCAAAATCGAAACCTTCCTCAACCATAACCCTGGTTTGTTCGACGTCTACTTGGACCGCATTAAGCCCAAAACCGAACCTGTCCGGTTCATCCGGTTCAGTGCAAAGCTCCAGAACTTTCTAGAAGAACAAAAGAGAATCTTCCAGAAGAACGAGGACTTGATCGTTGCGAAACTCTGTAAGCTTTTGATGATGTCTAAGAATAAAGTTGTTAGTGCTGATAAGTTGCTTCATGTCAAGAAGGAATTCGGTTTCCCTGATGACTTTTTGGTTGATTTGGTACCTAGGTATTCGAATTATTTTAGGTTAATTGGATCACCTGGTGAAGGGCAATCGTTCCTTGAATTGGTTAACTGGGAACCTAAATTTGCGAAATCTGTGATTGAGCATAGGGCTGAGGAGGAGAGTGAGAGGATTGGGATTAGGGTTAGGCCTAATTTTAGAGTTCAACTTCCTAGTGGTTTTGTGCTGAAGAAGGATATGAGGGACTGGGTTAGGGATTGGATGGAGCTTGATTATGTTTCACCTTACGCGGATGTTTCGCATTTGGAGCAGAATTCGAGGGAAATGGAGAAGAGGATGGTTGGTGTGTTTCATGAATTGTTGTCACTTTCACTGTATAAGAGGATTCCGGTGCCCATTTTGGGGAAGTTCTGTGATGAGTATAGATTTTCGAATGCCTTTTCGAGTGTTTTTACAAGGCATTCAGGGATATTTTATATGTCACTGAAAGGAGGGATCGAGACGGCGGTGCTAAGAGAAGCATACGAGGGTGATAAGTTGGTTGATTTGGATCCACTGCTGGAGATAAAGGACAAGTTTGTTGAGTTGTTGGAGGAAGGTTGGCGGCAGAGGGCGGAGGAGTTGAGGTTGAAACAAGAGAAGCTTAGGAGGGATATGGAAAATTCGGCCACCAAAGTTGACCAAATGAGTGTGAAAGAGACCAATGTGGATGGTCGAAGACATGTGGACAATGGAAGACGGAGAGCTTTCAAG TGA
- the LOC107475766 gene encoding protein WHAT'S THIS FACTOR 1 homolog, chloroplastic isoform X2, translated as MLFKPHTISSHILSNHLNQLRSISSLKVVWRKDPELDRAIENDKRFKLCARVVREVLNEPRHVIPLRYLEKRRQRMHLKVKIETFLNHNPGLFDVYLDRIKPKTEPVRFIRFSAKLQNFLEEQKRIFQKNEDLIVAKLCKLLMMSKNKVVSADKLLHVKKEFGFPDDFLVDLVPRYSNYFRLIGSPGEGQSFLELVNWEPKFAKSVIEHRAEEESERIGIRVRPNFRVQLPSGFVLKKDMRDWVRDWMELDYVSPYADVSHLEQNSREMEKRMVGVFHELLSLSLYKRIPVPILGKFCDEYRFSNAFSSVFTRHSGIFYMSLKGGIETAVLREAYEGDKLVDLDPLLEIKDKFVELLEEGWRQRAEELRLKQEKLRRDMENSATKVDQMSVKETNVDGRRHVDNGRRRAFKFQAKDTH; from the exons ATGCTCTTCAAACCCCACACCATCTCTTCCCACATCCTCAGCAACCACCTCAACCAACTAAGATCCATTTCAAGCCTCAAAGTCGTTTGGCGCAAAGACCCAGAACTCGACCGTGCAATCGAAAACGACAAGCGTTTCAAGCTATGCGCCCGCGTCGTTCGCGAAGTCCTCAACGAACCCCGCCACGTCATCCCCCTTCGCTACCTCGAAAAGCGTCGCCAAAGAATGCACCTCAAAGTCAAAATCGAAACCTTCCTCAACCATAACCCTGGTTTGTTCGACGTCTACTTGGACCGCATTAAGCCCAAAACCGAACCTGTCCGGTTCATCCGGTTCAGTGCAAAGCTCCAGAACTTTCTAGAAGAACAAAAGAGAATCTTCCAGAAGAACGAGGACTTGATCGTTGCGAAACTCTGTAAGCTTTTGATGATGTCTAAGAATAAAGTTGTTAGTGCTGATAAGTTGCTTCATGTCAAGAAGGAATTCGGTTTCCCTGATGACTTTTTGGTTGATTTGGTACCTAGGTATTCGAATTATTTTAGGTTAATTGGATCACCTGGTGAAGGGCAATCGTTCCTTGAATTGGTTAACTGGGAACCTAAATTTGCGAAATCTGTGATTGAGCATAGGGCTGAGGAGGAGAGTGAGAGGATTGGGATTAGGGTTAGGCCTAATTTTAGAGTTCAACTTCCTAGTGGTTTTGTGCTGAAGAAGGATATGAGGGACTGGGTTAGGGATTGGATGGAGCTTGATTATGTTTCACCTTACGCGGATGTTTCGCATTTGGAGCAGAATTCGAGGGAAATGGAGAAGAGGATGGTTGGTGTGTTTCATGAATTGTTGTCACTTTCACTGTATAAGAGGATTCCGGTGCCCATTTTGGGGAAGTTCTGTGATGAGTATAGATTTTCGAATGCCTTTTCGAGTGTTTTTACAAGGCATTCAGGGATATTTTATATGTCACTGAAAGGAGGGATCGAGACGGCGGTGCTAAGAGAAGCATACGAGGGTGATAAGTTGGTTGATTTGGATCCACTGCTGGAGATAAAGGACAAGTTTGTTGAGTTGTTGGAGGAAGGTTGGCGGCAGAGGGCGGAGGAGTTGAGGTTGAAACAAGAGAAGCTTAGGAGGGATATGGAAAATTCGGCCACCAAAGTTGACCAAATGAGTGTGAAAGAGACCAATGTGGATGGTCGAAGACATGTGGACAATGGAAGACGGAGAGCTTTCAAG TTTCAAGCGAAGGATACACATTAA
- the LOC107475839 gene encoding uncharacterized protein LOC107475839 produces the protein MNIKTFLGFLMERVKILNLITLALTFLALVPKMESQMRSPIFPLPALPSPPQSPPLRPLCASQFALANYACGQLRTQPTLPSLPNSLLPDRDEDDDGSHQRHSHRHGHSHRHRHELTASERNCCRWAREMDSQCVCEVLLRLPLLYLGL, from the coding sequence ATGAACATCAAAACATTTCTGGGGTTCTTGATGGAGAGAGTCAAGATTCTAAATCTAATTACATTGGCTCTTACATTTTTGGCATTGGTGCCAAAGATGGAGAGCCAGATGAGGTCACCAATTTTTCCACTGCCTGCACTGCCTTCACCACCACAATCTCCTCCACTCCGTCCACTTTGTGCATCGCAATTTGCACTAGCAAACTATGCTTGTGGACAATTGCGTACCCAACCAACACTTCCATCGCTGCCAAATTCATTGCTCCCTGATCGTGATGAAGACGACGATGGGAGTCACCAAAGACACAGCCACAGGCATGGCCATTCACACCGGCACCGGCACGAACTCACTGCTTCGGAGCGGAACTGTTGCCGTTGGGCTAGGGAAATGGACAGCCAATGTGTGTGTGAAGTTCTACTTAGGTTGCCTCTGTTATACTTAGGTTTGTGA
- the LOC107475868 gene encoding adenylate isopentenyltransferase 3, chloroplastic, with protein sequence MTTTISMFMSRLTQPLINVPTSNVPKLNVRQIQKEKVVLIMGATGAGKSKLSVDLATCFPSEIINSDKIQVYEGLDIVTNKISKEEQKGVPHHLLGTQNPNIDFTSYDFCDMSLGAIDSITRREQLPIIVGGSNSYLEALIDDDDYKFRSRYDFCCLWVDVKMDVLDSYVQKRVDQMYLNGMVNELRPFFNPNNKDYSIGIRKAIGVPEFDEYFRREHVVDEETKQRLLDEAINEIKVNTCNLARKQFGKIQRLRNVKRWKIHRLDATPVFQKHGQEANKAWNKFVLEPSAMIIAKFLYNNNSSSSSSSSSITSNNRVVSGFSSSVPASSESVVCV encoded by the coding sequence ATGACCACCACTATTTCAATGTTCATGTCTAGATTAACACAACCCTTAATAAATGTTCCTACTAGCAATGTCCCAAAATTGAATGTGAGGCAAATTCAGAAAGAGAAAGTAGTTTTGATCATGGGAGCCACAGGAGCTGGAAAGTCAAAGCTTTCCGTTGACCTTGCAACATGTTTTCCTTCAGAAATCATCAACTCAGACAAAATCCAAGTGTATGAAGGACTTGACATAGTTACAAACAAAATCTCCAAAGAAGAGCAAAAAGGGGTGCCACATCACTTACTAGGGACACAAAATCCCAACATTGATTTCACATCCTATGATTTTTGTGACATGTCACTAGGTGCCATTGACTCAATCACTAGGAGGGAACAGCTTCCAATCATAGTTGGTGGATCCAATTCATACCTTGAAGCCctaattgatgatgatgattacaAATTCAGATCAAGGTATGATTTTTGTTGCCTTTGGGTGGATGTGAAAATGGATGTTCTTGATTCATATGTGCAAAAAAGGGTTGACCAAATGTACCTAAATGGTATGGTCAATGAGCTTAGACCCTTTTTCAATCCCAATAATAAGGACTACTCAATTGGGATTAGAAAAGCAATTGGGGTGCCTGAATTTGATGAGTATTTTAGAAGAGAACATGTTGTTGATGAAGAAACAAAGCAAAGGTTGCTTGATGAAGCAATCAATGAAATCAAGGTCAACACTTGCAACTTGGCTAGGAAACAATTTGGAAAAATCCAAAGGCTAAGGAATGTTAAGAGATGGAAGATTCATAGGTTGGATGCAACACCTGTTTTCCAAAAACATGGACAAGAAGCAAATAAGGCATGGAACAAGTTTGTGTTGGAGCCTAGTGCTATGATTATTGCAAAGTTTTTATATAATAacaactcatcatcatcatcatcatcatcatccatcacttCCAATAACAGAGTTGTTTCTGGATTTAGTAGTAGTGTTCCAGCTTCATCAGAGAGTGTTGTATGTGTGTGA
- the LOC107475840 gene encoding uncharacterized protein LOC107475840 produces the protein MTVRSALAVGYLEFPLSVVEQMIKMYDFDRNGTMSFEEFVALNKFLIKVQHAFSDLERGRGFLVLDDVFEALVKIGFTLDSPAFYSACASFDQSKSGKFRLDVFISLCIFLQSARILFNSFDTAKQGRITLDLNQFVCCTSNCRI, from the exons ATGACCGTGAG AAGTGCTTTAGCGGTTGGATACCTGGAATTTCCACTCTCAGTTGTTGAGCAGATGATCAA GATGTATGATTTTGATAGGAATGGTACTATGAGCTTTGAAG AATTTGTTGCACTCAACAAGTTCCTTATTAAG GTTCAACATGCATTTTCTGATCTTGAGAG GGGTCGTGGCTTTCTTGTCCTTGATGACGTTTTTGAG GCATTGGTAAAGATTGGCTTCACGCTGGATTCTCCTGCATTTTACTCTGCCTGTGCG AGCTTTGATCAAAGTAAAAGTGGAAAGTTTAGACTGGATGTCTTCATATCACTTTGTATATTCTTACAATCAGCAAG AATTCTGTTTAATTCATTTGATACTGCAAAACAAGGAAGAATTACTCTTGATCTGAACCAGTTTGTATGTTGTA CTTCCAATTGTAGAATATGA